A window of Eubacteriaceae bacterium ES3 contains these coding sequences:
- a CDS encoding DNA adenine methylase, which translates to MKYNKLASPILKWVGGKRQLLPEIRKYIPKKITSYYEPFVGGGAVLFDIQPQKAIVNDVNSELINLYQVVKDDVEALIEDLTKHKNEADYFYEIRAWDRDPSIYNKLTSVERASRVHYLNKTCYNGLFRVNQAGQFNSPFGRYKNPNIENPITLRAVSKYFNEAKVEFRNTDFEDAVKGIRQGAFVYFDPPYDPVSDSSNFTGYAKGGFDRDEQIRLKRLCDKLNQRGIKFLLSNASTDFILDLYKDYTIEIIQAKRAINSNGDARGEVDEVLVRNYE; encoded by the coding sequence ATGAAATACAATAAATTGGCTTCACCAATACTTAAATGGGTTGGTGGAAAGAGACAATTGTTACCTGAAATACGAAAGTACATACCGAAAAAGATTACTTCTTACTATGAGCCTTTTGTTGGTGGCGGTGCAGTATTATTTGATATTCAACCACAAAAAGCAATTGTAAATGATGTCAATAGTGAGTTGATTAATCTGTACCAAGTAGTTAAAGATGATGTTGAAGCATTAATTGAAGATTTAACTAAACACAAGAATGAAGCAGATTATTTCTATGAGATACGTGCATGGGATCGAGACCCTTCAATTTATAATAAACTTACAAGTGTTGAGCGTGCTTCAAGAGTTCATTATCTGAACAAAACTTGCTATAACGGATTATTTAGAGTTAACCAAGCTGGGCAATTTAACTCTCCCTTTGGAAGATATAAAAATCCAAATATTGAGAACCCAATCACATTAAGAGCAGTAAGTAAATATTTTAATGAAGCTAAGGTTGAGTTTAGGAATACAGACTTTGAAGATGCAGTAAAAGGAATTAGGCAAGGTGCTTTTGTTTATTTTGATCCACCTTATGATCCTGTTTCAGATAGTTCCAATTTTACAGGATACGCTAAAGGTGGTTTTGACAGAGATGAGCAAATTCGGTTGAAAAGATTGTGTGATAAATTGAATCAAAGAGGAATAAAATTTCTTCTATCAAATGCATCAACTGATTTTATTCTTGACTTGTATAAGGATTATACAATTGAAATTATACAAGCAAAGAGGGCCATTAATTCAAATGGTGATGCTCGTGGTGAAGTAGACGAAGTATTGGTGAGGAACTATGAGTAA
- a CDS encoding helix-turn-helix domain-containing protein → MAKHFDKQFKFDAVQYYQDHNDLGLQGCASNLAISQQTLSR, encoded by the coding sequence ATGGCAAAACACTTTGATAAACAGTTTAAGTTCGATGCAGTTCAATACTATCAGGACCACAACGATCTTGGATTACAGGGATGTGCATCGAATCTTGCTATCAGTCAGCAGACGCTTTCCAGATAG
- the istA gene encoding IS21 family transposase, translating into MDQIHDIRFRFYEKGENISQIAEALHMDWRTVRKYIDQTDFNEPAPRPAVEKKFCPKLEPYKAIIDEWLLNDKSAPRKQRHTAKRVFERLQKETPGFDCSYRTVASYYAEKHKEIFKQNPKAFLPLVHQPGEAQVDFGTAEFYENGRKLTGKYLEVSFPYSNKGYLQLFYGENMECLLEGLDAIFRHIGCVPAELWFDNTKVIVTDIIRGGGRKLTEKFERFREHYGFKAVFMNPNEGHEKGNVENKVGYQRRNFLVPVPHFLSLPDYNRGLFNQCEEDAQRDHYRYDETIESRFQADLKASRELPSVPFNLNGHKTLKADKWAKVYLNKGRHAYSVAPKYAQCSVHLVLTSAAVIIQDENFREIVRHRRLYGDSKQEQMDWLPYLKQLSQRPRAVKYSGIYEMMPETMRSFLASCSDSETAQVIRLLSELTNRSGFESALNTVDHAIACQVKDADSLASLYRRLYADVPELPAMNLQPGIPQMQPLMPNLDAYDRLLNQKEVSPHA; encoded by the coding sequence ATGGATCAAATACATGATATCAGATTTCGGTTTTATGAGAAAGGGGAAAATATTTCACAAATCGCTGAAGCACTGCACATGGACTGGCGGACTGTCCGCAAATATATTGATCAGACGGATTTCAACGAACCGGCACCCAGGCCGGCAGTTGAAAAAAAATTCTGTCCCAAGTTAGAACCTTATAAAGCGATCATCGATGAATGGCTGCTCAATGACAAATCTGCTCCCAGAAAACAGCGTCATACCGCCAAACGGGTGTTTGAACGTCTGCAGAAAGAAACACCCGGTTTTGACTGTTCCTATCGGACCGTTGCCAGTTATTATGCAGAAAAACACAAAGAAATTTTTAAACAGAACCCAAAAGCATTTCTGCCACTGGTACATCAACCAGGCGAAGCGCAGGTCGATTTTGGCACTGCTGAATTTTATGAAAATGGCCGCAAGCTGACCGGAAAATACCTGGAGGTCTCTTTTCCGTACAGCAACAAAGGTTATCTTCAGCTGTTCTACGGCGAAAACATGGAATGCCTGCTGGAAGGACTTGATGCCATCTTTCGGCATATCGGGTGTGTTCCGGCTGAACTCTGGTTTGACAACACAAAAGTTATTGTTACGGACATTATCCGTGGCGGTGGGCGTAAACTCACCGAAAAATTCGAGCGTTTCCGGGAACATTACGGTTTCAAGGCAGTCTTCATGAATCCAAACGAAGGCCATGAAAAAGGCAATGTTGAGAACAAGGTCGGCTATCAGCGCCGTAACTTTCTGGTGCCGGTTCCGCACTTTCTGTCACTGCCGGATTATAATCGTGGTTTGTTTAATCAATGCGAGGAGGATGCACAGCGGGATCATTACCGGTACGATGAGACGATTGAATCGCGTTTTCAGGCTGATCTGAAGGCATCGCGCGAATTGCCGTCTGTTCCTTTTAATCTTAATGGGCATAAGACCCTGAAAGCCGACAAATGGGCAAAGGTTTATCTGAATAAAGGCAGGCATGCCTATTCAGTGGCCCCTAAATATGCCCAGTGTTCGGTTCATCTGGTACTGACGTCAGCTGCTGTTATCATTCAGGATGAAAACTTTAGAGAAATCGTCCGCCATCGACGATTATACGGTGACAGCAAACAGGAACAGATGGACTGGCTGCCCTATCTGAAGCAGTTATCTCAGCGACCACGAGCGGTCAAATATTCGGGAATTTATGAAATGATGCCCGAAACCATGCGGTCTTTTTTGGCCTCCTGCTCAGACAGTGAAACCGCTCAGGTCATCAGACTGCTTTCAGAACTGACCAATCGATCCGGTTTTGAGAGCGCTCTGAATACAGTCGATCATGCCATTGCCTGTCAGGTAAAGGATGCTGACAGTCTTGCAAGTCTCTACCGGAGGCTGTATGCCGATGTTCCTGAACTTCCGGCCATGAATCTGCAGCCCGGAATTCCTCAAATGCAGCCGCTGATGCCGAATCTGGATGCTTATGACCGGCTACTTAATCAGAAGGAGGTTAGCCCCCATGCTTGA
- a CDS encoding IS3 family transposase produces MAKQQRMSYITDRRDRWPVALLCRTLGVSESGYYKFLRSNSKPDKHANLLAQIYELIQEDEENANYGVRRIYDYLRLNRDYHGSLRTIYRICKENNLMICMKRKPNGITKADAEAQKSENLIKQDFTAEAPNQKWLTDITEIPCKDGKLYLAPIFDCYDGSIRGFRMDDNMRADLCVEAFQKACRDDGAEGMILHSDRGTQFNSQRFRNVLKKANAIQSMSGTGRCYDNARMESFFATLKKEKLYKINTKSMPMVEVKTVVYRYIHYYNRRRIYSTNNGYPPLVYRGLFIDNQQLAA; encoded by the coding sequence ATAGCAAAACAGCAGCGGATGTCATATATTACCGACCGCCGGGACCGTTGGCCGGTTGCCCTGCTCTGTCGTACGCTTGGTGTCAGCGAATCAGGTTACTATAAATTTCTGCGATCAAATAGTAAACCAGATAAGCATGCGAATCTTTTGGCGCAAATCTATGAATTAATTCAGGAAGACGAAGAAAACGCCAATTATGGTGTTCGACGTATTTATGATTATCTTCGATTAAATCGGGACTATCATGGGAGTTTAAGGACGATCTACCGGATCTGTAAAGAAAATAATCTGATGATCTGCATGAAGCGTAAACCCAATGGGATCACGAAAGCCGATGCCGAAGCGCAAAAGTCTGAAAACCTCATCAAACAGGATTTCACAGCGGAAGCGCCGAATCAAAAATGGCTTACGGATATCACGGAAATCCCCTGTAAAGATGGAAAACTTTATCTGGCACCCATTTTTGATTGTTATGACGGCAGTATCCGGGGCTTCAGGATGGATGACAACATGCGGGCAGACCTTTGTGTTGAAGCGTTTCAGAAGGCCTGCAGAGATGATGGTGCCGAAGGAATGATCCTTCATTCCGATCGAGGCACGCAGTTTAACAGCCAACGCTTTCGAAATGTATTGAAAAAAGCAAATGCCATCCAGAGTATGAGTGGCACCGGGCGTTGTTATGATAATGCCCGGATGGAAAGTTTTTTCGCAACGCTGAAAAAAGAGAAGCTCTATAAAATTAATACCAAAAGTATGCCCATGGTTGAAGTCAAAACGGTTGTTTACCGCTATATCCATTATTATAATCGACGACGAATTTACAGCACAAATAATGGGTATCCACCGCTGGTTTATCGGGGGCTTTTTATCGACAATCAACAGCTCGCTGCATAG
- a CDS encoding TIR domain-containing protein translates to MGIEVFYDKYVEIDLWGKNLYTHLDEIYQKKSKYCVMFISKNYKEKLWTNYERESAQARAFESREEYILPARLDETQIPGLRKTTGYINLNNISPEEFAYRIAKKVNPNIDIDDMVSYLKSWLGDYKIFTSGTKVVFESEIEEYYGEFSLRLLLEMYLIGELERMFLLPAIVPN, encoded by the coding sequence ATGGGAATTGAAGTTTTTTATGATAAATATGTGGAAATTGATTTATGGGGTAAGAACTTATATACTCATCTTGATGAAATTTATCAAAAGAAATCTAAATACTGTGTAATGTTTATATCAAAGAACTACAAAGAAAAGTTGTGGACTAATTATGAAAGAGAGAGTGCTCAAGCAAGAGCATTTGAAAGTAGAGAAGAATATATTTTACCTGCTAGATTAGATGAAACTCAAATTCCTGGGCTAAGAAAAACAACTGGTTACATTAATCTTAACAATATAAGTCCCGAAGAGTTTGCTTATCGAATAGCAAAAAAAGTTAATCCTAATATTGACATTGACGATATGGTCAGTTACTTAAAATCATGGCTAGGTGATTATAAGATTTTTACAAGTGGAACAAAGGTTGTATTTGAATCTGAAATAGAAGAGTACTATGGTGAATTTTCACTAAGATTGTTACTTGAAATGTATTTGATTGGAGAGTTGGAAAGAATGTTTTTATTACCAGCCATAGTACCAAATTAG
- a CDS encoding transposase, giving the protein MKKIYSAEERYEALKLANEIGNKAAAERLGIKIDTLYTWISKAKSGKVGFCDDPGNIPPTDPNRLKQLEKELREAKEEIEILQDALGFFVKRRKK; this is encoded by the coding sequence ATGAAAAAAATATATAGTGCTGAAGAACGCTATGAAGCGTTGAAACTGGCAAATGAGATTGGCAACAAAGCGGCAGCAGAGCGATTAGGTATAAAAATCGATACATTATACACATGGATCAGCAAAGCTAAAAGTGGAAAGGTTGGTTTTTGTGATGATCCAGGGAATATCCCTCCAACAGATCCCAATCGTTTAAAGCAGCTCGAAAAAGAGCTACGGGAAGCAAAAGAAGAGATTGAGATTCTTCAGGATGCGCTTGGTTTTTTTGTCAAGCGCCGAAAGAAATAG
- the mobC gene encoding plasmid mobilization relaxosome protein MobC, which yields MSDYLRSVSVDGYIIKHDLHGLKEVNAIGVNINQIARQVNFQNEVTERDVDELRVQYEKLFEVVNGQILNG from the coding sequence ATGAGCGATTATTTAAGAAGTGTTAGTGTAGATGGCTACATAATAAAGCATGATTTACATGGATTAAAGGAGGTCAATGCTATTGGAGTTAATATAAATCAAATAGCAAGGCAAGTGAATTTTCAGAATGAAGTTACTGAACGTGATGTTGATGAATTGAGGGTTCAATATGAAAAGCTTTTTGAAGTAGTAAATGGACAGATTTTGAATGGATAA
- a CDS encoding IS3 family transposase, which yields MTHKEDRRVSVSGVLKILGVSRSGYRAWLNHVPSDLQKRKEAVKSKIKEIYHDSHQNYGAPKIRIELQKGGETISERTVGKYMKEMGIRAQWIRPWTTTTRDSDFSHELQNILDERFNPERPNAVWCSDITYIWTIYGFVYLTSIMDLYSRKIIAWTLSKTMEVSCVIDTINKAKARRCTELPLILHSDRGSQFVLKEYRKATAKMQRSYSKKAFPCDNACIESFHSLLKREWIKRFKISDFKHAYRLVFEYIESFYNTKRIHSHCDFMSPDDFEKLFTKLNKSDLQLAG from the coding sequence ATTACCCATAAGGAAGACCGCCGAGTTTCTGTCTCCGGAGTGCTGAAAATTTTAGGCGTTTCCCGGTCCGGATACCGGGCCTGGCTTAACCATGTGCCTTCTGATTTACAGAAACGTAAGGAAGCCGTAAAAAGTAAAATCAAAGAAATCTATCATGACTCCCATCAGAATTATGGTGCGCCTAAAATCAGGATAGAGCTGCAAAAGGGCGGTGAAACCATTTCAGAACGCACTGTCGGTAAATATATGAAAGAAATGGGCATCAGAGCTCAATGGATCAGACCCTGGACAACGACAACTAGAGATTCAGATTTTAGTCATGAACTTCAGAATATTCTGGATGAACGCTTCAATCCTGAACGCCCAAACGCGGTTTGGTGCAGCGACATAACGTATATCTGGACAATTTATGGTTTTGTCTATCTGACAAGTATTATGGATCTCTACTCCCGAAAAATCATTGCCTGGACGCTTTCAAAAACGATGGAAGTATCTTGTGTAATTGATACGATTAATAAAGCAAAAGCACGGCGTTGTACTGAACTGCCATTGATTTTGCATTCAGATCGCGGCAGCCAATTTGTTTTAAAAGAGTATCGAAAGGCAACGGCTAAAATGCAACGAAGCTACTCTAAAAAGGCATTTCCCTGTGACAATGCATGTATTGAATCTTTTCATTCCCTCCTTAAACGGGAATGGATAAAGCGCTTTAAAATCAGTGATTTCAAGCATGCCTATCGGCTTGTATTTGAATATATTGAATCCTTTTATAATACAAAACGGATTCACAGTCATTGCGATTTTATGTCGCCCGATGATTTTGAAAAACTATTTACAAAATTGAACAAATCAGATTTGCAATTAGCTGGTTAA
- a CDS encoding AAA family ATPase — translation MEAIKYKLKSDYIMEDTELMELIKDTAEKHQVILLVAPQGTGKSYYFQNIETPSIIISPTRALTNQYFSASIKDKYGDTKALPNTFFQSVEHIQENANDVDFLVIDEIHKAVQYSSFAYQQTDNIIKAFDEFKKSGKPIILTTATPDILKCLEGFPIYDDICARIEIITDKEYVKEVRVMEGYAESKVEDLIKERYNSDNDSMQVVLINNTKRVEKLAEKLNNTGIKSIGISSQNRDPCSDEERIFKELTKNNQIDYNVLIATSWVDVGINFVNENITDIYCMFDDEYRRGDFTLLWQFMARARNVKPVFYITRPVLTEYEEGLINNAASHFSLTNEDVKEEFMRMYNDGIESKVYSYLYKHFCDMAQYLIEQYYDRFIIKETLESVTGIYFGQYQPDIAKFSPIPVRYLLYKILEKVSLELSIIVQSKPARNYPSPYGITSPHRREQPSQF, via the coding sequence TTGGAGGCAATTAAATATAAACTAAAGTCTGACTACATCATGGAAGACACTGAACTTATGGAATTAATTAAAGATACGGCTGAAAAGCATCAGGTTATCTTATTGGTAGCACCACAGGGAACAGGCAAGAGTTATTATTTTCAGAATATTGAAACCCCCAGTATCATCATTTCACCAACAAGGGCATTAACAAACCAATATTTCTCAGCATCTATAAAAGACAAATATGGCGATACAAAAGCTTTACCCAATACATTCTTTCAATCTGTTGAACATATTCAAGAGAATGCGAATGACGTTGATTTTCTGGTAATAGATGAGATCCACAAGGCTGTTCAGTATAGCAGTTTCGCCTATCAACAGACAGATAACATCATAAAAGCTTTTGATGAGTTCAAAAAATCAGGTAAGCCAATCATTCTGACCACAGCGACACCGGATATTCTTAAGTGTCTGGAAGGTTTTCCAATATATGATGATATTTGTGCCAGAATTGAGATCATTACAGACAAAGAATATGTTAAAGAAGTTCGTGTGATGGAGGGATATGCTGAAAGTAAGGTTGAAGATCTTATAAAAGAGCGATACAATTCAGACAATGATTCCATGCAGGTTGTTTTGATTAACAATACTAAAAGAGTTGAGAAATTGGCAGAAAAATTAAACAATACCGGAATTAAATCTATTGGGATAAGTTCACAGAACAGAGATCCATGCAGTGATGAAGAACGGATTTTTAAAGAACTGACCAAAAATAACCAAATTGATTACAATGTCCTGATTGCTACATCATGGGTAGATGTTGGGATCAACTTTGTTAATGAAAATATTACAGATATCTATTGTATGTTTGATGATGAATATAGAAGGGGAGACTTTACCCTGTTATGGCAGTTCATGGCAAGGGCGAGAAACGTTAAGCCAGTATTTTATATTACCAGACCAGTTCTAACAGAATATGAAGAGGGTTTAATAAATAATGCTGCATCACATTTTAGTCTGACAAATGAAGACGTTAAAGAAGAGTTCATGAGAATGTACAATGATGGCATTGAAAGCAAGGTATATTCATATCTGTATAAACATTTTTGTGATATGGCACAATATTTGATTGAACAATATTATGATAGATTCATTATTAAGGAAACATTGGAGTCAGTAACAGGGATATATTTTGGTCAATACCAACCTGATATTGCCAAATTCTCACCAATTCCTGTCAGGTATTTGCTGTATAAAATACTGGAAAAGGTCAGTTTGGAATTGTCAATAATAGTTCAGTCAAAACCTGCAAGGAATTATCCGAGTCCCTATGGGATAACCAGCCCTCATCGTCGGGAACAGCCTTCACAATTTTAA
- a CDS encoding ribokinase has protein sequence MAARILLVGSVMMDLILRCERAPEPSESVLGHDYRNAPGGKGSNAAVAAARTGAKVSAYATVGNDSNGEYLLDCWKKEGVDTTHTIIKDGANTGFVAITLEDSGQNRLIIFPGANMLTPPDQLEEAFKDEFDAVLLQFEIPLETNAKAIEIANSKGIITVLDAGPAQDYPLEKLPPVTILSPNETETKALVGIFPADHETCLEASKKLMERNHCKYVVLKLGERGSYIYGEGLDIMVPSYKVDAIDPTAAGDAFTGTLAKAYVEMGDLVEAVKYASASGALTCTQLGAQPSLPTAAEIEDFLVKQK, from the coding sequence ATGGCGGCACGTATTTTATTAGTTGGTAGTGTGATGATGGATCTGATTCTTCGGTGCGAACGCGCACCAGAACCAAGTGAAAGTGTATTAGGCCATGATTACCGCAATGCACCTGGGGGAAAAGGCAGTAATGCAGCGGTAGCTGCTGCTCGTACAGGCGCAAAAGTCTCTGCTTATGCGACTGTTGGAAATGATTCCAACGGCGAATATCTACTGGATTGCTGGAAAAAAGAAGGGGTAGATACGACTCATACAATCATTAAAGATGGTGCGAACACAGGGTTTGTTGCAATTACTCTTGAAGACAGCGGGCAAAACCGTCTGATCATTTTTCCCGGCGCTAATATGTTAACACCACCGGATCAATTGGAAGAAGCATTTAAAGATGAATTTGATGCAGTTCTGCTGCAGTTTGAAATTCCCTTGGAAACCAATGCAAAGGCCATCGAAATTGCCAATAGCAAAGGGATCATAACGGTCTTGGATGCTGGTCCGGCACAAGATTATCCGTTAGAAAAACTTCCTCCAGTAACAATTCTTTCACCGAATGAAACAGAAACAAAAGCGCTGGTTGGGATTTTTCCTGCTGATCATGAAACATGTCTTGAAGCATCGAAAAAACTGATGGAACGTAATCACTGTAAGTATGTAGTCCTTAAACTCGGTGAGCGAGGCTCCTATATTTATGGAGAAGGGCTGGATATAATGGTACCATCTTATAAAGTTGATGCCATTGATCCTACCGCAGCCGGGGACGCTTTTACCGGGACTTTAGCAAAGGCTTATGTTGAAATGGGAGATTTGGTTGAAGCAGTCAAATACGCCAGTGCTTCCGGAGCGTTGACTTGTACACAACTAGGTGCACAGCCATCGTTACCAACCGCGGCAGAGATTGAAGATTTTCTGGTCAAGCAAAAGTAG
- the istB gene encoding IS21-like element helper ATPase IstB: MLDNEISECCRKLRLSRNLAELAQTAEGDSHQEYLYRILSEELQYREISRTEKLVNSAGFYSRQTFEGYRFDEITLPADLTPESLKSLAFINDHKNIIMYGGTGTGKTMLSTALGVAACLQGIPVKFFRTAALVNKLSEAKAAGTLTAFLKKLNKAELLILDEYGYVPLDRTGSQLLFEIISDCYQNRSIILNTNLEFSRWVNVLYDEQMTAAMLDRLLHHCHLILFPGPSNRMRESSINDLYRSISENQPKN, from the coding sequence ATGCTTGACAATGAAATCTCTGAATGCTGCCGGAAACTGCGTCTCAGCCGGAACCTGGCCGAATTGGCTCAGACTGCCGAAGGTGACAGTCATCAGGAATATCTGTACCGGATTCTCAGCGAGGAACTCCAGTATCGGGAGATCTCCCGGACTGAAAAGCTGGTCAACAGTGCCGGATTCTACAGCCGTCAGACTTTTGAAGGCTACCGCTTTGACGAAATCACGCTGCCTGCGGATCTGACCCCTGAAAGCCTGAAATCACTTGCTTTTATTAATGACCACAAAAATATCATCATGTACGGCGGTACCGGAACCGGTAAAACCATGTTGTCAACCGCCCTTGGTGTGGCAGCCTGCCTTCAGGGTATACCAGTTAAATTTTTTCGAACAGCGGCACTGGTCAATAAGCTTTCTGAAGCAAAAGCAGCCGGAACATTGACTGCTTTTCTTAAAAAACTGAATAAAGCTGAGTTGCTTATTCTCGATGAATATGGCTATGTGCCGCTGGATCGGACGGGCTCCCAGCTGCTGTTTGAGATTATCTCCGACTGTTATCAGAACAGAAGTATTATTCTTAATACCAATCTGGAATTTTCCCGATGGGTCAATGTCCTTTATGATGAACAGATGACGGCTGCCATGCTGGATCGGTTGCTGCATCACTGTCATCTGATTTTATTCCCGGGTCCCAGTAACCGGATGCGAGAATCCAGCATTAATGACTTATATCGATCGATTTCGGAGAATCAGCCGAAAAACTGA
- a CDS encoding recombinase family protein — protein sequence MKVGYVRVSTEEQNEARQIEILNCLGAEEIYVDKVSGKDTNRPQFKKMMEYLRKGDTLVVESYSRLSRSTVDLIKTVERLNEKGVDFISQKEKIDTTTAQGKLMMTIFAGIYQFERECMLERQKEGIAIAKAEGKYKGRKPIEVDQKQFKEVYDEWKAEKIMAVEAMEKLNLSKPTFYRKVKAYEAKQNKGGDVIGGN from the coding sequence ATGAAGGTAGGATATGTGAGAGTCAGTACAGAGGAACAGAACGAAGCAAGACAGATAGAAATTCTGAATTGTTTGGGTGCTGAAGAGATCTATGTCGACAAAGTATCTGGCAAGGATACTAATCGACCACAGTTCAAGAAAATGATGGAGTACCTCAGAAAAGGTGATACCTTAGTGGTGGAATCCTATTCCAGATTGTCACGGTCAACAGTTGATCTTATTAAAACTGTTGAAAGACTCAATGAAAAGGGTGTGGATTTTATAAGCCAGAAAGAAAAGATTGATACAACAACAGCACAAGGCAAGTTAATGATGACTATTTTCGCAGGTATTTATCAGTTTGAGCGTGAATGTATGCTTGAAAGACAGAAAGAAGGTATTGCCATTGCTAAAGCTGAAGGTAAATATAAAGGACGTAAGCCCATTGAAGTTGATCAAAAGCAGTTTAAAGAGGTTTATGACGAATGGAAGGCTGAAAAGATCATGGCTGTTGAAGCAATGGAAAAGCTAAATTTATCGAAACCCACATTTTACAGGAAAGTTAAGGCTTATGAAGCTAAACAAAACAAAGGTGGTGATGTGATTGGAGGCAATTAA
- a CDS encoding transcriptional regulator has product MSNKPKTLNDKAWEKIFDKYNIIRCVEESGLYEITAKQINEFREARLMTKFDHRSNLPILFEENKLSILPITRGSYVIANFEAYHDFESPVTGINKVVAPDFIHSIDFENITSEATAINVAYLSGILADFIGEETLLPTVNGRMSSERFDFNIYNKVSRQLQNIAVVNSQIEIDGGYEGFDSLTLIEAKNSLSDDFLVRQLYYPFRLWQGKVRKPVKPVFLTYTNGVFNLCEYEFQDPNNYSSLVLVKQKNYTLEQEDIQIDEIISMMNQISITNEPDGIPFPQADSFKRVINICELLNENEFLTREEITYNYDFDIRQTNYYTDACRYLGLVDKERERIEGVKYFLTDKGRSIFRLNLKNRNLSFVKCILEKRAFNEAFKEYLSELELPSRNDIVKIMEESGLYNVNSESTYKRRASTISGWINWILDLAR; this is encoded by the coding sequence ATGAGTAATAAACCGAAAACCCTCAATGATAAAGCATGGGAAAAGATATTTGATAAGTATAATATCATTAGATGCGTTGAGGAAAGCGGTCTTTATGAAATTACAGCAAAACAAATAAATGAGTTTAGAGAGGCAAGGCTTATGACCAAATTTGATCATAGAAGTAACTTGCCTATTCTGTTTGAAGAAAATAAATTATCTATATTGCCTATCACACGTGGCAGTTATGTAATTGCTAATTTTGAAGCCTATCATGATTTTGAATCACCTGTCACAGGAATTAATAAAGTGGTTGCTCCTGACTTTATTCATAGTATAGATTTTGAAAATATAACAAGTGAAGCAACAGCAATTAATGTTGCTTATCTATCAGGAATTTTAGCGGATTTTATCGGAGAGGAAACATTATTACCTACTGTCAATGGTAGGATGAGTTCTGAAAGGTTTGACTTTAATATTTATAATAAAGTATCTAGGCAACTTCAAAATATTGCTGTTGTAAACTCGCAGATTGAAATTGACGGTGGATATGAAGGATTTGATTCGCTTACATTGATTGAAGCTAAAAACTCGCTGTCTGATGATTTTTTGGTAAGGCAATTGTATTATCCATTTAGATTGTGGCAAGGAAAAGTAAGAAAACCTGTTAAGCCAGTGTTCTTAACCTATACAAATGGTGTATTTAATCTTTGCGAATATGAATTTCAGGATCCAAATAACTATAGCTCACTAGTTTTAGTAAAACAAAAAAACTATACACTCGAGCAAGAAGATATTCAAATAGATGAGATTATTTCTATGATGAATCAAATTTCAATTACCAATGAGCCTGATGGAATTCCTTTCCCACAAGCTGATAGTTTTAAAAGAGTGATAAATATTTGCGAGTTACTAAATGAAAATGAGTTTTTGACTCGTGAAGAGATAACATACAATTATGATTTTGATATAAGGCAAACGAATTATTATACTGATGCATGTAGATATTTGGGATTAGTAGATAAGGAACGAGAACGAATTGAAGGGGTTAAATACTTTTTGACAGATAAAGGAAGGAGTATTTTTAGATTAAATCTTAAAAACAGAAATCTTTCGTTTGTTAAATGTATATTGGAAAAAAGGGCGTTTAATGAAGCATTTAAAGAATATTTATCTGAACTTGAACTTCCATCAAGAAATGATATTGTAAAAATTATGGAAGAGTCAGGATTATATAATGTTAATTCAGAGTCAACCTATAAACGTAGAGCATCAACAATATCAGGTTGGATTAATTGGATTTTGGATTTAGCTAGATAA